The Populus alba chromosome 6, ASM523922v2, whole genome shotgun sequence genome contains a region encoding:
- the LOC118030636 gene encoding uncharacterized protein yields the protein MAAAVIKEAKPISSASEVEFAKCDCCGFSEECTPAYISRVRERYGGRWICGLCAEAVKDETCRAKTDISTDEALKQHTKFCQQFRSSTPPRNPTEELISAIKQLLRRGLDSPRKKKCPVFPSEGSSLSIES from the coding sequence ATGGCTGCGGCAGTGATTAAGGAAGCAAAACCAATCTCTTCAGCCTCTGAAGTTGAGTTTGCAAAATGTGACTGTTGCGGCTTTTCAGAAGAGTGCACGCCAGCTTATATTTCTCGGGTGCGAGAGAGGTATGGTGGTCGTTGGATTTGTGGATTGTGTGCAGAGGCTGTTAAAGACGAGACTTGTAGGGCCAAAACTGATATTAGTACTGATGAGGCATTGAAACAGCACACGAAGTTTTGTCAACAATTTAGATCTTCTACACCTCCAAGGAATCCTACCGAGGAATTGATTTCCGCCATAAAACAGCTGCTTCGACGAGGTTTGGATTCTCCTAGGAAGAAGAAATGTCCCGTTTTCCCATCAGAAGGCTCATCGCTTTCGATTGAGAGTTGA
- the LOC118030637 gene encoding copper transporter 5.1 — MMHMTFYWGREVTILVNSWHTKTWLGYSLSLLACLLASIFYQYLENLRMRLKLISSGSVKAKPSPSATIDEPLLQTMGGGGKVRWSAARAGGAVLFGINSGIGYLLMLVVMSFNGGVFLAVVLGLAIGYSLFRSEEENSMLLDNPCACA; from the coding sequence ATGATGCACATGACTTTCTATTGGGGCCGGGAGGTGACGATCCTGGTTAACTCATGGCACACAAAGACATGGCTCGgttactctctctctttactCGCTTGTCTCCTCGCTTCCATCTTCTACCAGTACCTGGAGAACCTCCGCATGAGACTCAAACTCATCTCCTCCGGATCTGTGAAAGCGAAACCGTCACCATCGGCTACGATCGATGAGCCGCTGCTTCAAACGATGGGTGGTGGAGGAAAAGTGAGGTGGTCTGCCGCGAGAGCGGGAGGAGCTGTGCTTTTTGGGATAAATTCAGGGATTGGGTATCTGTTGATGTTAGTCGTCATGTCGTTTAACGGAGGGGTGTTTTTGGCTGTTGTCTTGGGGTTGGCAATTGGGTATTCGTTATTTAGAAGTGAAGAGGAGAATTCGATGCTTCTTGATAATCCCTGTGCTTGTGCTtag
- the LOC118030638 gene encoding probable serine/threonine-protein kinase PBL12 isoform X2: MTMKKVTLKSIILSCCSSPLPESTNRISKQELRVITHNFSRSNLLGEGGFGPVYKGFVDDKLRPGLDAQPVAVKSLDLDGLQGHKEWMAEIIFLGQLRHSHLVKLIGYCCEEDQRLLVYEYMPRGSLENQLFRRYSAALPWSTRMKIALGAAKGLAFLHESDKPVIYRDFKSSNILLDSDYTAKLSDFGLAKDGPEGEETHVTTRVMGTQGYAAPEYIMTGHLTTMSDVYSFGVVLLELLTGKRSMDNTRPGREQSLVEWARPLLKDASKLDRIMDPRLEGQYSTKGAPKAAALAYKCLSHHPKPRPMMSYVVEVLESLQDFDETFIQPFVYIVPSENGSSESLSREAGVKSEGEKDANNENGCHNHRHHQRCGWRHRIKLPFSPVSYSDPVLYENYGNGLSSPNRKEV, translated from the exons ATGACCATGAAGAAGGTTACACTAAAATCCATCATCTTGAGTTGTTGTAGCAGCCCCTTGCCAGAATCCACAAATCGGATCTCAAAACAAG AGCTAAGAGTTATAACACATAATTTCTCGCGAAGTAATCTTCTTGGTGAAGGCGGGTTCGGACCGGTCTATAAGGGGTTTGTGGATGATAAGCTTAGGCCAGGATTGGATGCCCAGCCTGTAGCTGTGAAGTCACTGGACTTAGATGGCTTGCAAGGACACAAGGAGTGGATG GCAGAAATAATCTTTCTTGGACAACTGAGACATTCTCATCTAGTCAAGCTGATTGGATATTGCTGCGAGGAGGACCAGAGACTCCTAGTATACGAGTATATGCCAAGAGGCAGCTTAGAGAATCAACTCTTCAGAA GATATTCCGCTGCATTACCGTGGTCAACCAGGATGAAAATTGCTCTGGGAGCAGCCAAGGGCCTAGCTTTTCTCCATGAATCAGACAAACCAGTGATATACCGGGATTTTAAGTCTTCAAATATCTTGCTGGACTCG GATTACACTGCTAAACTCTCAGACTTCGGACTTGCAAAGGATGGCCCTGAAGGAGAAGAGACACATGTGACAACACGTGTAATGGGCACTCAAGGTTATGCTGCGCCTGAGTATATCATGACTG GTCACTTGACAACCATGAGTGATGTGTACAGCTTTGGCGTAGTTCTGTTGGAGTTGCTTACAGGTAAACGTTCTATGGATAACACCCGCCCTGGTCGAGAGCAAAGCCTTGTGGAATGGGCAAGGCCACTGTTGAAGGACGCCAGCAAACTTGACAGGATCATGGATCCAAGACTTGAAGGGCAATACTCCACCAAGGGAGCTCCAAAGGCTGCTGCATTAGCTTATAAATGCCTGAGTCATCATCCAAAACCTAGGCCCATGATGAGTTACGTGGTTGAGGTCTTGGAGTCTCTTCAGGATTTTGATGAAACATTTATTCAACCATTCGTGTACATAGTGCCATCTGAAAATGGAAGCAGCGAGTCTTTAAGCAGAGAAGCAGGAGTGAAGAGTGAAGGAGAAAAGGATGcaaataatgaaaatggatgccACAATCACAGGCACCATCAACGTTGTGGTTGGAGACACAGGATCAAACTGCCTTTTTCTCCAGTATCTTATTCGGATCCTGTCCTTTATGAGAATTATGGAAATGGTTTAAGCTCTCCTAATAGAAAAGAGGTCTAG
- the LOC118030638 gene encoding probable serine/threonine-protein kinase PBL12 isoform X1 produces the protein MTMKKVTLKSIILSCCSSPLPESTNRISKQGSFQRLSLSDVSDPSLPFCIEDISNSFTGSKLHIFTFSELRVITHNFSRSNLLGEGGFGPVYKGFVDDKLRPGLDAQPVAVKSLDLDGLQGHKEWMAEIIFLGQLRHSHLVKLIGYCCEEDQRLLVYEYMPRGSLENQLFRRYSAALPWSTRMKIALGAAKGLAFLHESDKPVIYRDFKSSNILLDSDYTAKLSDFGLAKDGPEGEETHVTTRVMGTQGYAAPEYIMTGHLTTMSDVYSFGVVLLELLTGKRSMDNTRPGREQSLVEWARPLLKDASKLDRIMDPRLEGQYSTKGAPKAAALAYKCLSHHPKPRPMMSYVVEVLESLQDFDETFIQPFVYIVPSENGSSESLSREAGVKSEGEKDANNENGCHNHRHHQRCGWRHRIKLPFSPVSYSDPVLYENYGNGLSSPNRKEV, from the exons ATGACCATGAAGAAGGTTACACTAAAATCCATCATCTTGAGTTGTTGTAGCAGCCCCTTGCCAGAATCCACAAATCGGATCTCAAAACAAGGTTCTTTTCAGAGGCTCTCTCTCTCAGATGTGAGCGATCCCAGTTTACCATTCTGCATAGAAGATATCTCAAATTCTTTCACTGGCTCAAAACTGCACATATTTACATTTTCAGAGCTAAGAGTTATAACACATAATTTCTCGCGAAGTAATCTTCTTGGTGAAGGCGGGTTCGGACCGGTCTATAAGGGGTTTGTGGATGATAAGCTTAGGCCAGGATTGGATGCCCAGCCTGTAGCTGTGAAGTCACTGGACTTAGATGGCTTGCAAGGACACAAGGAGTGGATG GCAGAAATAATCTTTCTTGGACAACTGAGACATTCTCATCTAGTCAAGCTGATTGGATATTGCTGCGAGGAGGACCAGAGACTCCTAGTATACGAGTATATGCCAAGAGGCAGCTTAGAGAATCAACTCTTCAGAA GATATTCCGCTGCATTACCGTGGTCAACCAGGATGAAAATTGCTCTGGGAGCAGCCAAGGGCCTAGCTTTTCTCCATGAATCAGACAAACCAGTGATATACCGGGATTTTAAGTCTTCAAATATCTTGCTGGACTCG GATTACACTGCTAAACTCTCAGACTTCGGACTTGCAAAGGATGGCCCTGAAGGAGAAGAGACACATGTGACAACACGTGTAATGGGCACTCAAGGTTATGCTGCGCCTGAGTATATCATGACTG GTCACTTGACAACCATGAGTGATGTGTACAGCTTTGGCGTAGTTCTGTTGGAGTTGCTTACAGGTAAACGTTCTATGGATAACACCCGCCCTGGTCGAGAGCAAAGCCTTGTGGAATGGGCAAGGCCACTGTTGAAGGACGCCAGCAAACTTGACAGGATCATGGATCCAAGACTTGAAGGGCAATACTCCACCAAGGGAGCTCCAAAGGCTGCTGCATTAGCTTATAAATGCCTGAGTCATCATCCAAAACCTAGGCCCATGATGAGTTACGTGGTTGAGGTCTTGGAGTCTCTTCAGGATTTTGATGAAACATTTATTCAACCATTCGTGTACATAGTGCCATCTGAAAATGGAAGCAGCGAGTCTTTAAGCAGAGAAGCAGGAGTGAAGAGTGAAGGAGAAAAGGATGcaaataatgaaaatggatgccACAATCACAGGCACCATCAACGTTGTGGTTGGAGACACAGGATCAAACTGCCTTTTTCTCCAGTATCTTATTCGGATCCTGTCCTTTATGAGAATTATGGAAATGGTTTAAGCTCTCCTAATAGAAAAGAGGTCTAG
- the LOC118030639 gene encoding uncharacterized protein, which yields MAPSFLSFASLYSFYLRHCFTSSGLSQKSINVGDETIIHFWAPTQLRQSKPNLVFIHGFGPVSLWQWRQQVQFFAPDFNLYVPDLIFFGDSTTKSSERSEIFQAESVAKLLETLGVEKYSVVGTSYGGFVSYHIARMFPERVEKVVVASSGVNMKKKNNEELVKKAKLEKIDDLMLPQKPSDLRALLGVAVSKRSFLMIPDFFLNDFINKLFAENRNKKVELLSGLTIGHDDAVNISPLQQDVLLVWGDKDQVFPLEMAKDLQGLIGKNVKLEIVKDTSHVPQIENAAEFNKIIKNFLSASP from the exons ATGGCTCCGTCCTTTCTCAGCTTTGCGTCGCTATACTCCTTCTATCTTCGTCATTGCTTCACCTCTTCCGGCCTTTCTCAAAAATCCATCAACGTTGGTGACGAGACCATCATCCACTTCTGGGCGCCCACTCAACTTCGTCAATCCAAACcaaatttggtctttattcATGGCTTCGGTCCTGTCTCTCTATGGCAATGGCGCCAGCAG GTTCAATTCTTTGCACCCGACTTCAATTTGTACGTCCCTGACTTGATATTTTTCGGTGACTCGACAACAAAATCCTCAGAAAGGTCGGAGATCTTCCAGGCGGAGTCGGTGGCAAAGCTGCTTGAAACGTTAGGTGTGGAGAAGTATTCTGTGGTGGGCACAAGCTATGGAGGGTTCGTGTCATACCACATCGCAAGGATGTTTCCAGAGAGGGTTGAGAAGGTGGTCGTAGCAAGCTCTGGGGTCaacatgaagaagaagaataatgaAGAGCTTGTGAAGAAGgcaaaattggaaaaaattgaCGATCTTATGCTGCCACAAAAACCTTCAGATTTGAGAGCTTTGCTAGGTGTTGCTGTGTCCAAGCGAAGTTTCCTCATGATTCCtgattttttcttgaatgaCTTCATAAAC AAATTGTTCGCAGAAAACAGGAACAAGAAAGTGGAACTTCTGAGCGGATTAACCATTGGACATGATGATGCAGTAAATATCTCTCCACTTCAACAG GATGTCTTGTTAGTATGGGGAGATAAAGACCAAGTATTTCCTCTGGAGATGGCTAAGGATTTACAAGG GCTAATTGGGAAGAACGTGAAGTTGGAAATAGTAAAGGACACATCCCACGTACCCCAAATTGAAAATGCAGCAGAATtcaacaaaatcatcaaaaatttCTTGAGTGCCTCTCCGTGA